The following proteins are co-located in the Apis mellifera strain DH4 linkage group LG11, Amel_HAv3.1, whole genome shotgun sequence genome:
- the LOC724769 gene encoding protein C10: MTGLPIFTPEIAKAVLTDILTALNTPENTQKLTEAKENSGNEMLKMMQFVFPIVVQIEMDVIKNYGFSESREGTVQFVKLLRTLEREDPEVAQLHSQVRSYFLPPVLNSHINCSTEASL; the protein is encoded by the exons ATGACTGGTTTGCCTATTTTTACTCCGGAAATTGCAAAAg CTGTTTTAACCGACATTCTGACAGCATTGAATACTCCAGAAAATACTCAAAAACTTACAGAAGCTAAAGAAAATTCTGGAAATGAAATGCTGAAAATGATGCAATTTGTATTTCCAATTGTTGTTCAAATTGAAATGGatgttattaagaattatggTTTTTCAGAAAGTAGAGaag gtaCAGTTCAGTTTGTAAAATTACTTAGAACTCTAGAAAGGGAAGATCCTGAGGTAGCACAATTACATAGTCAAGTTCGATCATATTTTCTTCCTCCAGTTCTGAACTCTCATATAAATTGTTCAACTGAAGCTTCTCTTTAA